In one Janibacter cremeus genomic region, the following are encoded:
- a CDS encoding TetR/AcrR family transcriptional regulator, whose protein sequence is MSTSERSTTPDAREPGLASRDRILIAAAEVARERGVTGATVAAICKRSGLPVSSLYWHFTDKDALFAEVVRTSFARWLAESPGWTSRSDDVLDHVAELLRTTEETLRRKPSFMNIGMQVLLEDGDDTQQTRQAYLDVRAQALTMMTVWLERALSDLRDPQLVRDVAILFRALSDGLVVAGEAFDDLEAMQIIDLFVPMIQALLRRAIASGSRP, encoded by the coding sequence ATGAGCACGTCCGAACGATCCACAACGCCCGACGCACGCGAGCCCGGCCTTGCCTCTCGCGACCGGATCCTGATCGCGGCGGCGGAGGTCGCCCGGGAGCGTGGGGTCACCGGAGCGACGGTCGCCGCCATCTGCAAGCGGTCCGGACTGCCGGTGTCGAGCCTCTACTGGCACTTCACCGACAAGGACGCGCTGTTCGCGGAGGTCGTGCGCACCAGTTTTGCGCGCTGGCTCGCCGAGTCACCGGGGTGGACGTCCCGGTCTGATGATGTGCTGGACCATGTCGCGGAACTCCTGCGCACCACCGAGGAGACGCTGCGTCGCAAGCCGAGTTTCATGAACATCGGGATGCAGGTCCTGCTCGAGGACGGGGATGACACCCAGCAGACCCGTCAGGCCTATCTCGACGTGCGGGCCCAGGCGTTGACGATGATGACGGTCTGGCTCGAACGGGCCCTCTCCGACCTCCGCGATCCCCAGCTGGTCCGCGATGTCGCGATCCTGTTCCGCGCGCTCTCGGACGGCCTCGTCGTCGCCGGTGAAGCCTTCGACGACCTGGAAGCGATGCAGATCATCGACCTCTTCGTCCCGATGATCCAGGCCCTTCTGCGTCGGGCGATCGCCAGCGGTAGTCGTCCTTGA
- a CDS encoding GlcG/HbpS family heme-binding protein, with translation MEHVRTSAVLTLAGARAALDAALAHARSNDLRMNVAVVDTGGVLLSFARMDGAFSNSGPIAIDKARTSVGFGGAPTADLYAALAGEDAVIRGIANRPGVAAFGGAVPIRVDGELVGAIGASGGSAEQDAQVATAGADAVGA, from the coding sequence ATGGAGCACGTCCGCACGAGCGCCGTCCTGACCCTCGCGGGGGCCAGGGCGGCGCTCGACGCTGCCCTGGCCCATGCGCGGAGCAACGACCTGCGGATGAACGTGGCCGTCGTGGACACCGGCGGTGTGCTGCTGTCCTTCGCGCGGATGGACGGTGCCTTCAGCAACTCCGGACCGATCGCGATCGACAAGGCCCGCACGAGCGTCGGCTTCGGCGGTGCACCGACCGCGGACCTCTACGCCGCGCTCGCCGGCGAGGACGCCGTCATCCGGGGCATCGCCAACCGTCCGGGGGTCGCCGCCTTCGGCGGGGCCGTGCCGATCCGGGTCGATGGTGAGTTGGTCGGCGCGATCGGTGCCTCCGGTGGCTCGGCCGAGCAGGACGCCCAGGTCGCCACCGCCGGCGCCGACGCCGTCGGCGCCTGA
- a CDS encoding catechol 2,3-dioxygenase yields the protein MGIMRMGYAHVRVTDMTEAKNHYASTLGLYETLEDTSPEGNKRVFYKGWDEWDHHSVVLEEGGVGVVKYGWKVEHEADIDAIEKKAQTFGLTVERMSSGENPEVGDGIRFTTTSDHVFEVYHSQTSIGTEVGTHNPDPFPRHLVGVGVPALDHSLITCEDPKLMEKLLMEVFGFYATERVQTSLDADHDLVGTWLTSNNQIHQLAVIGGPQGKLHHFAFRLDDWSQVGHAADIFTMDDVSVDVTPTRHGITRGQTTYFFDPSGNRNEVFAGGYLAYPDRPTNVWTVDQLGQGIFYHARELNERFTTVLT from the coding sequence ATGGGCATCATGCGAATGGGGTACGCCCACGTGCGTGTCACCGACATGACCGAGGCGAAGAACCACTACGCGTCGACCCTGGGTCTGTACGAGACCCTCGAGGACACCTCCCCAGAGGGGAACAAGCGCGTGTTCTACAAGGGCTGGGACGAGTGGGACCACCACTCCGTCGTCCTCGAGGAGGGTGGCGTCGGCGTCGTCAAGTACGGCTGGAAGGTCGAGCACGAGGCCGACATCGACGCGATCGAGAAGAAGGCGCAGACCTTCGGCCTGACGGTCGAGCGGATGTCCAGCGGTGAGAACCCGGAGGTCGGGGACGGGATCCGCTTCACCACGACCAGCGACCACGTCTTCGAGGTCTACCACTCGCAGACCTCCATCGGCACCGAGGTCGGCACGCACAACCCCGACCCCTTCCCGCGCCACCTCGTCGGTGTCGGTGTCCCCGCGCTCGACCACTCGCTCATCACCTGCGAGGACCCGAAGCTGATGGAGAAGCTCCTGATGGAGGTCTTCGGCTTCTACGCGACCGAGCGGGTGCAGACCAGCCTCGACGCGGACCACGACCTCGTGGGCACGTGGCTGACGTCCAACAACCAGATCCACCAGCTGGCCGTCATCGGTGGCCCGCAGGGCAAGCTGCACCACTTCGCCTTCCGCCTGGACGACTGGAGCCAGGTCGGCCACGCGGCGGACATCTTCACCATGGACGACGTCTCGGTCGACGTCACGCCGACCCGCCACGGCATCACCCGGGGGCAGACGACGTACTTCTTCGACCCGAGCGGCAACCGCAACGAGGTCTTCGCCGGTGGCTACCTCGCCTACCCCGACCGGCCGACCAACGTCTGGACCGTGGACCAGCTCGGCCAGGGCATCTTCTACCACGCCCGCGAGCTCAACGAGCGCTTCACGACGGTCCTCACCTGA
- a CDS encoding TetR/AcrR family transcriptional regulator, translating into MPRKTDRVHKQGEESRVAILRATLEIAASSGYDGTTVAKVVEQTGLPASSIYWHFGNKDKLLAATLEYSYRQWRPTAPTWVRRDEPEDLRERLEQRFQRAAQSLIETPQFWQLGLLLTLQKRVKEPEARTRYLEVRRDTEDAMTQWWTEVLLPEAFDDDEDRVAAARTMARTHMVLMDGLFVHVRSSSAKDVRRLTTLVASGWAEHLQQIGWVR; encoded by the coding sequence ATGCCGCGCAAGACCGACCGAGTCCACAAGCAGGGTGAGGAGTCTCGTGTTGCGATCCTGCGGGCCACCCTGGAGATCGCCGCATCCTCAGGGTACGACGGGACGACGGTGGCCAAGGTGGTCGAGCAGACCGGACTGCCGGCCAGCTCGATCTACTGGCACTTCGGGAACAAGGACAAGCTGCTGGCAGCCACACTGGAGTACTCCTACCGCCAATGGCGGCCCACGGCGCCGACCTGGGTGCGCAGGGACGAGCCCGAGGACCTGCGCGAGCGACTGGAGCAACGATTCCAGCGGGCTGCCCAGTCGCTCATCGAGACACCCCAGTTCTGGCAGCTCGGCCTGCTGCTGACACTCCAGAAGCGGGTCAAGGAGCCCGAGGCGCGGACCCGGTACCTCGAGGTGCGACGGGACACCGAGGATGCGATGACCCAGTGGTGGACCGAGGTCCTCCTCCCCGAGGCCTTCGACGACGACGAGGACCGTGTCGCTGCCGCCCGGACCATGGCCAGGACGCACATGGTGCTGATGGACGGTCTGTTCGTCCACGTACGGTCGAGCTCGGCCAAGGACGTGCGTCGCCTGACCACCCTCGTCGCCTCCGGGTGGGCCGAGCACCTTCAGCAGATCGGGTGGGTGCGATGA
- a CDS encoding 2Fe-2S iron-sulfur cluster-binding protein has protein sequence MTTIIVQPSGTEIHVEPGDTVLSGLQKAGYAYTVGCRRGGCGICKIDVLDGEFSYCRPVAETVITDEERADGTCLSCRAVPGDDLTIQMRDASLRLVNPLLGQLNEKARKRAKAPSTPPEEQ, from the coding sequence ATGACGACGATCATCGTGCAGCCATCGGGGACCGAGATCCACGTCGAGCCCGGTGACACCGTGCTGTCCGGCCTGCAGAAGGCCGGGTACGCGTACACGGTGGGCTGCCGTCGCGGCGGCTGCGGGATCTGCAAGATCGACGTCCTCGACGGTGAGTTCTCCTACTGTCGACCCGTGGCCGAGACGGTCATCACCGATGAGGAGCGAGCCGACGGCACCTGCCTGAGCTGCCGCGCCGTCCCCGGTGACGACCTGACCATCCAGATGCGAGACGCATCCCTGCGCCTCGTCAACCCCCTGCTGGGTCAGCTCAACGAGAAGGCGCGCAAGCGCGCCAAGGCTCCCAGCACCCCACCGGAGGAGCAGTAA
- a CDS encoding flavin reductase, with protein sequence MTQDQQLERRFDAATFREVLGHYPTGVVVVTGVHPDGDPVGMVVGTFSSVSLEPAIVSFMPGVGSGTYARLRECPALVINVLAHDQTDVCRTMAIPADDKFDHVGWQPSSTGAPVLDDAVAIIHCRLDQEVLAGDHYITLCAVDDLEIVRPVTPLLFFQGGYGGFNPKGLSALGDGDFIEALRLAETARPHIRRLADRYGCEAAVLTALSEDEMTTADSAYAGTAEVYERLGERIPLIPPIGDVYVAHASQEVQDAWCAKAPADEEVQARYRRRLETVRRDGYSVVQVGAVGAVQYARMHEALEEYASGPLTPSRERAVREVLSEMSDFFEPIDICEDTRYDLGSIMVPVFDPGGTVAMVLRLTQLPQGASAHTVRGWLGALQEAAAEVSTSLRGGESSEVLQAYRSWFMM encoded by the coding sequence ATGACACAGGACCAGCAGCTCGAGCGGCGCTTCGACGCCGCGACCTTCCGCGAGGTCCTCGGCCACTACCCGACGGGGGTCGTCGTGGTCACGGGAGTGCACCCGGACGGCGATCCGGTCGGGATGGTCGTCGGAACCTTCAGCTCGGTCTCCCTGGAGCCTGCCATCGTCTCGTTCATGCCCGGCGTGGGGTCGGGCACCTATGCCCGTCTACGAGAGTGCCCTGCACTGGTCATCAACGTCCTGGCGCACGACCAGACCGACGTGTGCCGCACGATGGCCATTCCGGCGGATGACAAGTTCGATCACGTGGGCTGGCAGCCCTCGTCCACAGGTGCCCCCGTCCTCGATGACGCAGTGGCCATCATCCACTGCCGGCTGGACCAGGAGGTCCTCGCGGGTGACCACTACATCACCCTGTGCGCCGTCGACGACCTCGAGATCGTCCGGCCGGTCACGCCGTTGCTGTTCTTCCAGGGTGGATACGGCGGCTTCAACCCCAAGGGACTGTCCGCGCTCGGCGACGGCGACTTCATCGAGGCGCTCCGGCTCGCCGAGACGGCCAGACCACACATCCGACGCCTCGCCGACCGGTACGGCTGCGAAGCCGCCGTCCTCACCGCACTGAGCGAGGACGAGATGACGACCGCTGACTCTGCCTATGCCGGGACGGCCGAGGTCTACGAGCGGCTGGGCGAGCGGATCCCGCTCATTCCCCCCATCGGGGACGTGTACGTCGCCCACGCCTCGCAGGAGGTCCAGGACGCCTGGTGCGCCAAGGCCCCGGCGGACGAGGAGGTTCAGGCCAGGTACCGCCGGCGCCTCGAGACGGTTCGACGTGACGGCTACTCCGTGGTCCAGGTGGGCGCCGTGGGTGCGGTGCAGTACGCACGCATGCACGAGGCGCTCGAGGAGTACGCCTCCGGCCCCCTGACACCGAGCCGTGAGCGTGCGGTGCGCGAGGTGCTCTCCGAGATGTCCGACTTCTTCGAGCCGATCGACATCTGCGAGGACACCCGCTATGACCTCGGTTCGATCATGGTGCCCGTCTTCGACCCGGGCGGCACGGTGGCCATGGTCCTGCGCCTGACGCAGCTACCGCAGGGCGCGTCGGCGCACACGGTGCGCGGATGGCTCGGCGCGCTCCAGGAGGCGGCCGCCGAGGTGAGCACCTCGCTGCGGGGTGGCGAGAGCAGCGAGGTGCTGCAGGCCTACCGCAGCTGGTTCATGATGTGA
- a CDS encoding AraC family transcriptional regulator: MEHLLQSAPTFDDWEGVHDAVADAYFPHDMKPRSGGPASHCGLEVVDLSVCRLAHMRFGATVDIVTEHPGAFAINIQLEGSMESRLGSDSFTTTPGEAMVFPADTPARMPEWPADRAVLGLRIDSDYLSREAERVFARKHVQLPRVIDLRGAEGAAWLTLARTTFDNARQAGGSLYTREQVAESVASMLVTGLLLTAVPEEDSATCPTGMRPRPIRRVMDAIEHDPARPWAPADLAEVAGVSVRRLQQCFREHVGLTPLAYLHDVRLERVHDDLVHGRGGSVTDVAVRWGVTHLGRFAAAYRSRYGRLPSQTLAASS; this comes from the coding sequence ATGGAGCATCTTCTGCAGTCGGCACCGACCTTCGACGACTGGGAGGGAGTGCACGACGCCGTCGCGGACGCCTACTTCCCGCACGACATGAAGCCCCGCTCGGGAGGACCGGCGTCGCACTGCGGACTGGAGGTCGTGGACCTGTCCGTGTGCCGCCTGGCCCACATGCGCTTCGGCGCGACGGTCGACATCGTCACCGAGCACCCGGGCGCATTCGCGATCAACATCCAGCTCGAGGGCAGCATGGAGTCACGTCTCGGCTCCGACAGCTTCACCACCACTCCCGGCGAGGCGATGGTCTTCCCCGCCGACACCCCGGCACGGATGCCCGAGTGGCCGGCGGACCGCGCCGTCCTCGGGCTGCGCATCGACAGCGACTACCTCTCCCGGGAGGCCGAGCGGGTCTTCGCCCGCAAGCACGTGCAGCTGCCCCGGGTGATCGACCTGCGCGGGGCCGAGGGCGCTGCCTGGCTGACGCTCGCGCGCACGACCTTCGACAACGCCCGGCAGGCCGGTGGCAGTCTCTACACCAGGGAGCAGGTGGCGGAGTCCGTCGCCAGCATGCTCGTGACGGGGTTGCTGCTCACGGCCGTCCCCGAGGAGGACTCCGCCACCTGCCCGACCGGGATGCGTCCGCGGCCCATCCGACGCGTCATGGACGCCATCGAGCATGATCCCGCGCGCCCGTGGGCGCCCGCCGACCTCGCCGAGGTCGCGGGTGTCAGCGTCCGCCGGCTGCAGCAGTGCTTCCGCGAGCACGTCGGGCTGACCCCCCTGGCCTACCTCCACGACGTGCGTCTCGAGCGCGTCCACGACGACCTCGTCCACGGCCGCGGCGGCAGCGTCACCGACGTGGCCGTGCGCTGGGGCGTGACCCACCTGGGCCGCTTCGCGGCCGCCTACCGGAGCCGGTACGGCCGGCTGCCCAGCCAGACCCTGGCCGCCAGCTCCTGA